From the Arcobacter arenosus genome, one window contains:
- a CDS encoding M20/M25/M40 family metallo-hydrolase encodes MNNVLDIFKEITTIPRCSGNHEPFINYMKNFASKNEYLCLVDKFNNILCKKENSKANLCLQNHYDIVCLSDNCVPKIVEEENFLKAENSTLGADNGIGCSYMLSLMTQGYDCEFLFTSDEEIGLIGANNLEHKLNAQYMLNIDSEAEGEICIGCAGGVDFFAKNSSKQIIENNENYQLYEVTVSNLPGGHSGVDIHLNVPNGIKLIAQTIKENNGLILDINGGERINSIPVNVKAIVAFKNEPKIIPNENICINKIDSKTEHLNVWSSDICDFIYTFANGVRAFDKDLNVVLNSINLAKIKTNIDDIEIELSGRSMSNSYLELLKKETILLLESFGFEVKTDGKYPAWKPDVNEFTNMILDIYKKHNPNASLEAIHAGLECAIFKDKFPHMKIASIGPNIFNPHSTREKVEIKSILNIGKIVKDIVDTF; translated from the coding sequence GTGAATAATGTTTTAGATATTTTCAAAGAAATCACAACTATTCCTAGATGTAGTGGGAACCATGAACCATTTATAAATTATATGAAAAATTTTGCTTCAAAAAATGAATATCTTTGTTTAGTTGATAAGTTTAATAATATTTTATGTAAAAAAGAGAATTCAAAAGCAAATTTATGTTTACAGAATCATTATGATATTGTTTGTTTAAGTGATAATTGTGTTCCTAAAATTGTTGAAGAGGAAAACTTTTTAAAGGCTGAAAACTCAACATTGGGAGCAGATAATGGAATTGGTTGTTCTTATATGCTTTCACTAATGACTCAAGGTTATGACTGTGAGTTTTTATTTACTAGTGATGAAGAGATAGGATTAATTGGAGCAAACAATTTGGAGCATAAATTAAATGCACAGTATATGTTAAATATTGATAGTGAAGCCGAAGGTGAAATCTGTATTGGTTGTGCTGGAGGAGTAGACTTTTTTGCAAAAAACTCTTCAAAACAAATTATTGAGAATAATGAAAATTATCAGCTTTATGAAGTAACAGTCTCTAACTTACCAGGTGGTCATAGTGGAGTTGATATCCACTTAAATGTACCAAATGGGATTAAATTAATTGCACAAACTATAAAAGAGAATAATGGTCTAATTCTTGACATAAATGGAGGTGAGAGAATCAACTCAATTCCAGTAAATGTAAAAGCAATTGTTGCATTTAAAAATGAACCAAAAATAATACCAAATGAAAATATTTGTATAAATAAAATTGATTCTAAAACTGAACATCTAAATGTTTGGTCAAGTGATATTTGTGATTTCATTTATACATTTGCAAATGGTGTAAGAGCATTTGATAAAGATTTAAATGTAGTATTAAACTCAATTAACTTAGCAAAAATAAAAACAAATATAGATGATATAGAGATTGAATTAAGTGGTCGTTCAATGTCAAATTCATATCTAGAACTATTAAAAAAAGAAACCATTTTGTTATTGGAGTCTTTTGGTTTTGAAGTAAAAACTGATGGAAAATATCCAGCATGGAAACCAGATGTAAATGAGTTTACAAATATGATTTTAGATATTTATAAAAAACACAATCCTAATGCATCCTTAGAAGCAATTCACGCAGGATTAGAGTGTGCGATATTTAAGGACAAGTTTCCACATATGAAAATTGCTTCAATTGGTCCAAATATATTTAACCCACACTCAACAAGAGAAAAAGTTGAAATCAAATCGATACTAAACATTGGTAAAATCGTAAAAGATATCGTTGACACTTTTTAA
- a CDS encoding ABC transporter permease, producing MINQFTVKEDWEYATLTPKIKELDDFFKKNIASQTVSFDFQKLGQIDSSGIILLIKYVIIFEKNNIEVLLENISSKHKKMFDLYKSNYVHKDEIISKESPFLEKIGKEVFDSSNSFKNFLYFIGKLIVYIFYLLKHPSKIRFKSIVHQIEIAAIPILPIVALALFLVGFVTAYQGAEQLNRFGAAIIVIEMSTMSMFREIAPFLAAVIIAGRSASSYTAQIGTMKITEEISAMRTMGFDIDIFLIIPRIIALIIVLPLIVFFADMASLIGEMVIVKIHLGISYTQFIERIYEYVEIRHILLGILKAPLFGILIAIIGCYRGLQVKSGTDIGKYTTKAVVDSIFWLIIINAIISLLSIQLGF from the coding sequence TTGATAAATCAATTTACAGTTAAAGAAGATTGGGAATATGCAACACTAACACCTAAAATAAAAGAATTAGATGACTTTTTTAAAAAAAACATCGCTTCTCAAACTGTAAGTTTTGATTTTCAAAAACTTGGACAGATTGATTCATCAGGAATTATCTTACTAATAAAATATGTAATAATTTTTGAGAAAAACAATATAGAAGTTTTACTTGAAAACATCTCATCAAAACATAAAAAAATGTTTGATTTATACAAAAGTAATTATGTACATAAAGATGAGATTATCTCAAAAGAATCCCCATTTTTAGAAAAGATAGGGAAAGAGGTATTTGATTCCTCAAACTCTTTTAAAAACTTTTTATATTTTATAGGAAAATTAATAGTTTATATTTTTTATCTTTTAAAACATCCTTCTAAAATTAGATTCAAATCTATTGTTCATCAAATAGAGATTGCAGCTATTCCTATTTTACCAATTGTTGCTCTAGCCTTATTTTTAGTTGGATTTGTTACAGCATATCAAGGGGCAGAACAATTAAATAGATTTGGTGCAGCAATAATAGTTATTGAGATGTCTACAATGAGTATGTTTAGAGAGATTGCTCCTTTTTTAGCAGCTGTTATAATTGCAGGACGAAGTGCTTCATCATATACAGCTCAAATTGGAACAATGAAAATAACAGAAGAGATAAGTGCAATGCGAACAATGGGCTTTGATATTGATATATTTTTAATAATTCCTAGAATCATTGCCTTAATTATTGTTTTACCTTTAATAGTATTTTTTGCTGATATGGCTTCACTTATTGGTGAAATGGTTATAGTTAAAATTCATCTTGGTATCTCATATACTCAGTTTATAGAAAGAATTTATGAATATGTAGAGATTAGGCATATTTTACTTGGTATCTTAAAAGCTCCATTATTTGGTATTTTAATTGCTATTATTGGATGTTATAGAGGATTACAAGTTAAAAGTGGTACAGATATTGGAAAATATACCACAAAAGCCGTTGTTGATTCAATTTTTTGGTTAATTATAATCAATGCTATAATATCTTTACTTTCAATACAACTAGGGTTCTAA
- a CDS encoding MlaD family protein, whose protein sequence is MENKAKYTVVGIFVLTFTISMILFILWLARYDVEELNAKEFRIYSEASIAGLNKNSIVEYKGLDIGLVDNIRINPKNVEQIEIILKITKPEIIKTNSYAIIQSQGVTGNKLIEIEGGTHDAKQVEVKENSFAVLPLKKSFIDKLTSSAGNISSQIEVVLKRFELLLDDKNIENIEKLLDNLNKSSNNFNQLITNSNQLLKNDVKTTVNNVNKMTKSIDNVVKNDVSKTLKEIEKLSKNLSLLSKNIDEVLKNDVKDLISDFSNTAKSSQSIEKVLGDLEQTIEKIDSTIESFNSNGGDMIFNTREKNFGPGELK, encoded by the coding sequence TTGGAAAATAAAGCTAAATACACAGTTGTTGGAATATTTGTTCTTACATTTACAATTTCAATGATACTTTTTATTCTTTGGCTTGCAAGATATGATGTTGAAGAATTAAATGCAAAAGAGTTTAGAATATATAGTGAAGCTTCTATTGCAGGCTTAAATAAAAACTCAATTGTTGAATACAAAGGTTTAGATATAGGTTTGGTTGATAATATTAGAATCAACCCTAAAAATGTTGAACAAATAGAGATTATATTAAAAATTACAAAACCTGAAATAATAAAAACAAACTCTTATGCAATAATTCAATCTCAAGGTGTTACAGGAAATAAACTTATAGAGATAGAGGGTGGGACTCATGATGCAAAACAAGTAGAAGTAAAAGAAAACTCATTTGCTGTTTTACCTTTAAAAAAATCTTTTATTGATAAACTTACTTCAAGTGCAGGAAATATAAGTTCACAAATTGAAGTGGTTTTAAAAAGATTTGAACTTCTACTTGATGATAAAAATATTGAAAATATTGAAAAACTTTTGGACAATTTAAATAAGTCATCGAATAACTTTAACCAGCTAATTACAAATTCAAATCAACTATTAAAAAATGATGTAAAAACAACAGTTAACAATGTTAATAAGATGACTAAATCTATTGATAATGTTGTAAAAAACGATGTATCTAAAACACTAAAAGAGATAGAAAAACTTTCTAAAAACTTAAGTTTATTGAGTAAAAATATTGATGAAGTATTGAAAAATGATGTAAAAGATTTAATTAGTGATTTTAGTAATACTGCAAAATCATCTCAAAGTATAGAGAAAGTATTAGGGGATTTAGAACAAACCATTGAAAAAATCGATTCTACAATTGAAAGTTTTAACTCAAATGGAGGAGATATGATTTTTAATACAAGAGAGAAAAACTTTGGACCGGGAGAATTAAAATAA
- a CDS encoding ABC transporter ATP-binding protein, translating into MIKVKNISTSFKEKIVHDDISFNIKKGEIFGILGGSGSGKTVMLRQIIMLDAIQKGDIEIFGKNIKNLNMNDRDNIKKNWGVLFQFGALFSSLNVIENIGIMLKENTNLPKDLIDDIAYTKLKMVGLDSRVGKLYPQELSGGMKKRVALARSLALDPEIVFLDEPTSGLDPASAKAFDTLIAQLRDMLGLTVVMITHELNTIKNVLDRFLILSNGKLSMLGTYEDALNSNDDTIKKFLKLQKDKFGK; encoded by the coding sequence ATGATAAAAGTTAAAAATATTTCAACCTCATTTAAAGAAAAAATTGTTCATGATGACATCTCTTTTAATATAAAAAAAGGTGAAATATTTGGTATCCTAGGTGGTAGTGGTAGTGGTAAAACTGTAATGCTTCGACAAATAATTATGTTGGATGCCATACAAAAAGGTGATATTGAAATTTTTGGCAAAAACATAAAAAATTTAAATATGAATGATAGGGATAATATTAAAAAAAACTGGGGTGTTTTATTTCAATTTGGTGCATTATTTTCATCTTTAAATGTAATTGAAAATATTGGTATTATGTTAAAAGAAAACACAAATTTACCTAAAGATTTGATTGATGACATTGCCTATACAAAATTAAAAATGGTTGGTCTTGATTCAAGAGTTGGTAAACTTTATCCCCAAGAGTTAAGTGGGGGAATGAAAAAAAGAGTAGCCTTAGCTAGAAGTTTAGCTTTAGACCCTGAAATAGTATTTTTAGATGAGCCAACATCAGGATTAGATCCTGCTAGTGCAAAGGCTTTTGATACACTAATAGCACAACTTAGAGATATGTTAGGATTAACAGTTGTTATGATTACCCATGAATTAAATACTATAAAAAATGTTTTAGATAGGTTTTTAATCCTTTCAAATGGTAAACTATCAATGCTTGGAACCTATGAGGATGCATTAAATTCAAATGATGATACAATAAAAAAGTTTTTAAAACTTCAAAAGGATAAGTTTGGAAAATAA